One region of Chloroflexota bacterium genomic DNA includes:
- a CDS encoding Zn-dependent exopeptidase M28: MKRVFTLCLVASLVLLPFLPSSANGFNGYSSTIAGMVAQVSEEEIIAHICHLQDADEGPYCNEDGSRYSYNTVALTQAADYIQDRFEVLGLDVTLDPFTLGEFTIYNVVATLPGAGPGTEGYYVICAHYDSISDAVFADPQAPAPGADDNASGTAAVLEAARVLSAHRFAHTIRFIAFAGEEQGLWGSRHYASEAAGRGDHILGVINLDMVAWDSDGDRAADIHCGDLVLESSTLGDAVASAISRYDIALTPEKITAGAIPNSDHAPFWYEGYPALLLIEDLNDFNPHYHTTRDVLAYLDTTFATEFTRAVVATIAELAVLTDQPAVSYWVYLPFVQHN; encoded by the coding sequence TTGAAACGAGTATTCACGCTGTGTCTTGTGGCCTCGCTCGTTCTCCTGCCTTTTCTCCCCAGCAGTGCGAATGGGTTTAACGGCTATTCGAGCACCATCGCGGGCATGGTGGCCCAGGTATCAGAGGAGGAGATCATCGCCCACATCTGCCATCTCCAAGACGCAGATGAAGGGCCCTACTGCAATGAGGACGGCAGTCGTTACTCCTATAACACGGTGGCCTTGACCCAAGCAGCCGACTACATCCAAGATCGATTCGAGGTCCTAGGGCTGGACGTTACCCTCGACCCCTTCACCCTGGGAGAATTCACCATTTACAACGTGGTGGCGACTCTGCCAGGCGCTGGCCCGGGCACCGAGGGTTATTATGTCATCTGTGCCCATTACGATTCTATATCCGATGCCGTTTTCGCGGACCCGCAAGCCCCCGCCCCCGGCGCCGATGACAATGCCAGTGGCACTGCCGCCGTGCTGGAAGCGGCCCGCGTGCTGAGCGCTCACCGTTTCGCCCACACCATCCGCTTTATCGCCTTCGCCGGTGAAGAGCAGGGACTCTGGGGCAGCAGACACTATGCCTCCGAGGCCGCTGGGCGTGGCGACCACATCCTGGGCGTGATCAATCTGGATATGGTGGCCTGGGACAGCGACGGTGACCGTGCCGCCGATATCCACTGCGGGGATTTGGTTCTGGAATCGAGCACTCTGGGCGATGCGGTGGCCAGCGCCATATCACGCTATGACATTGCCCTCACGCCCGAGAAAATCACTGCCGGAGCAATTCCAAACAGCGACCACGCTCCCTTTTGGTATGAGGGCTACCCTGCCCTTTTACTCATCGAAGACCTGAATGACTTCAACCCCCATTACCACACCACCCGCGATGTGCTGGCGTACCTGGATACTACTTTCGCCACCGAATTCACCCGCGCTGTGGTGGCCACCATCGCGGAACTGGCTGTGCTCACGGATCAGCCCGCAGTGAGTTACTGGGTATACCTGCCCTTCGTCCAACACAATTGA